In Cryptomeria japonica chromosome 10, Sugi_1.0, whole genome shotgun sequence, a genomic segment contains:
- the LOC131073321 gene encoding high mobility group B protein 3 has protein sequence MVGTAPRARKRVGAKPVSLKRGENGSGFTNCKKCRKAVPVGALDVHDCKLDVKIKLALECHHHPNRSTDKDLSQLRRKKRKNKEAEDAKTSRMTKKPRAPQAPKNPQTAFSIFMSNFRTKFKEGNADLKEVNKQGTEKWKSMTEEDKQPYNERADELRMEYERALAKYHKELRQFNEEGDSAEVGIIDMAYYESPYEDEYSYDGPDSDED, from the exons ATGGTGGGCACTGCTCCAAGAGCCAGAAAAAGGGTGGGTGCCAAACCTGTCTCACTCAAACGAGGAGAGAATGGCAGTGGCTTTACAAATTG TAAAAAATGTAGGAAGGCTGTCCCTGTTGGGGCTCTAGATGTGCATGATTGCAAGCTGGATGTCAAGATAAAATTGGCTTTGG AATGCCACCATCACCCAAATAGATCTACCGATAAGGACCTATCTCAATT GAGAAGAAAAAAACGAAAAAACAAGGAAGCAGAAGATGCCAAGACTTCAAGGATGACCAAAAAGCCGAGGGCCCCACAGGCGCCGAAGAACCCTCAGACAGCATTTTCTATTTTCAT GAGCAACTTCAGAACAAAATTTAAGGAGGGTAATGCCGATTTGAAAGAG GTAAATAAACAAGGGACTGAGAAATGGAAGTCAATGACAGAAGAG GATAAACAACCTTACAATGAGAGGGCTGATGAACTAAGAATGGAATATGAGCGTGCCCTGGCTAAGTATCATAAAGAACTCCGCCAG TTTAACGAAGAGGGTGACTCGGCGGAAGTTGGCATTATTGATATG GCTTATTACGAATCGCCATATGAGGACGAGTATTCTTACGATGGGCCAGATAGTGATGAGGATTAG